Proteins co-encoded in one Streptomyces sp. NBC_01283 genomic window:
- a CDS encoding glutamate decarboxylase — protein sequence MPLHRSEDQNGQNGDPKRRTLAVNPFYGEANPVSGMTEAPPKHRLPDGPLPPTTAYQLVHDELMLDGNSRLNLATFVTTWMEPQAGVLMTECRDKNMIDKDEYPHTAELERRCVAMLADLWHAPDPAGAVGCSTTGSSEACMLAGMAFKRRWAKDKRNSDRYPSPTARPNLVMGVNVQVCWDKFCNFWEVEARQVPMEGDRFHLDPVAAAELCDENTIGVVAVLGSTFDGSYEPVAELCAALDDLQERTGLDIPVHVDGASGAMVAPFLDEDLEWDFRLPRVASINTSGHKYGLVYPGVGWALWRDADALPEELVFRVNYLGGDMPTFALNFSRPGAQVAAQYYTFLRLGREGYRAVQQAARDVARGLAERIEALGDFRLITRGDQLPVFAFTTLDDVKAYDVFDVSRRLRERGWLVPAYTFPAHREDLAVLRVVCRNGFTADLAELFLADLSSLVPELRRQPHPFTRDRDAATSFHH from the coding sequence ATGCCGCTCCACCGCAGCGAGGACCAGAACGGCCAGAACGGTGACCCCAAGAGGCGCACCCTCGCGGTGAACCCTTTCTACGGAGAGGCGAACCCGGTCAGCGGCATGACCGAGGCGCCGCCCAAGCACCGCCTCCCCGACGGACCGCTGCCGCCCACGACGGCGTACCAGCTGGTGCACGACGAGCTGATGCTGGACGGCAACTCACGCCTCAATCTCGCGACCTTCGTCACGACGTGGATGGAGCCGCAGGCCGGCGTCCTCATGACGGAGTGCCGGGACAAGAACATGATCGACAAGGACGAGTACCCGCACACCGCCGAGCTGGAGCGGCGCTGCGTGGCCATGCTCGCCGACCTGTGGCACGCGCCGGACCCGGCGGGCGCCGTCGGCTGCTCGACGACGGGGTCGAGCGAGGCGTGCATGCTCGCCGGGATGGCGTTCAAGCGCCGCTGGGCCAAGGACAAGCGCAACAGCGACCGCTATCCCTCCCCCACCGCGCGCCCGAACCTCGTCATGGGCGTCAACGTCCAGGTCTGCTGGGACAAGTTCTGCAACTTCTGGGAGGTCGAGGCGCGCCAGGTCCCCATGGAGGGCGACCGGTTCCACCTCGACCCGGTGGCCGCCGCCGAGCTCTGCGACGAGAACACCATCGGCGTCGTGGCGGTGCTGGGCTCCACCTTCGACGGGTCGTACGAGCCGGTGGCCGAGCTCTGCGCGGCCCTCGACGACCTCCAGGAGCGCACCGGGCTCGACATCCCCGTGCACGTCGACGGGGCGTCCGGCGCGATGGTGGCGCCCTTCCTCGACGAGGACCTGGAGTGGGACTTCCGGCTGCCGAGGGTGGCCTCCATCAACACCTCGGGCCACAAGTACGGCCTGGTCTACCCGGGTGTCGGCTGGGCGCTGTGGCGGGACGCGGACGCGCTGCCGGAGGAGCTGGTCTTCCGGGTGAACTACCTCGGCGGTGACATGCCGACGTTCGCGCTGAACTTCTCCCGGCCGGGCGCGCAGGTCGCCGCGCAGTACTACACGTTCCTGCGCCTGGGCCGCGAGGGCTACCGCGCCGTCCAGCAGGCCGCCAGGGACGTCGCCCGCGGCCTCGCGGAGCGTATCGAGGCGCTCGGCGACTTCCGGCTGATCACCCGCGGGGACCAGCTGCCGGTGTTCGCCTTCACGACGCTGGACGACGTGAAGGCGTACGACGTCTTCGACGTGTCCCGGCGGCTTCGCGAGCGCGGCTGGCTGGTCCCCGCGTACACCTTCCCGGCCCACCGCGAGGATCTGGCGGTCCTCCGCGTGGTCTGCCGCAACGGATTCACGGCAGACCTCGCGGAGCTCTTCCTGGCGGATCTGAGCAGCCTGGTGCCCGAACTGCGGCGGCAGCCGCACCCGTTCACCCGGGACCGGGACGCGGCGACGAGCTTCCACCACTGA
- a CDS encoding ABC transporter permease produces the protein MSATTTGSVPAVSGTPVRWAAIDSWTMTRRELAHWARQPVQVLVGLVFPVMLLLMFNYLIGGGKGIDGGYSEFLVPGMFALTMTFGLDATMVAVTQDLNKGVIDRFRSMPMTNGAVLVGRSVADMLQSLTSLAVMIGVGLAIGWRWHGSFGAALGAVGLLLLLRFAMLWIGIHLAMVAGRPEMVVAVQVLVWPVGFLSNAFTVPQNMPGWLGAVVEWNPMSATATAVRDLFGNDPGVVGTSWAAEHAGLLAVVWPLLLVGVFMPLAVRRFGALSK, from the coding sequence GTGAGCGCGACGACGACCGGCAGCGTCCCGGCGGTGAGCGGCACGCCCGTCCGGTGGGCGGCGATCGACTCCTGGACCATGACGCGGCGCGAACTCGCGCACTGGGCGCGGCAGCCCGTGCAGGTGCTCGTCGGCCTGGTCTTCCCGGTGATGCTGCTGCTGATGTTCAACTACCTGATCGGCGGCGGGAAGGGCATCGACGGCGGCTACTCCGAGTTCCTGGTGCCCGGCATGTTCGCGCTGACCATGACCTTCGGTCTGGACGCGACGATGGTCGCCGTCACGCAGGACCTCAACAAAGGCGTGATCGACCGCTTCCGCTCCATGCCGATGACCAACGGTGCCGTCCTGGTGGGGCGTTCGGTCGCCGACATGCTGCAGTCGCTCACCTCGCTGGCCGTCATGATCGGCGTGGGTCTGGCGATCGGCTGGCGCTGGCACGGCTCCTTCGGGGCGGCGCTCGGCGCGGTCGGACTACTGCTCCTGCTGCGGTTCGCCATGCTGTGGATCGGCATCCACCTGGCGATGGTCGCGGGCAGGCCGGAGATGGTCGTGGCCGTGCAGGTCCTGGTCTGGCCGGTCGGCTTCCTCTCCAACGCCTTCACGGTCCCGCAGAACATGCCGGGCTGGCTGGGCGCGGTGGTCGAGTGGAACCCGATGTCGGCGACGGCCACGGCCGTGCGCGACCTGTTCGGCAACGACCCCGGGGTGGTGGGCACTTCATGGGCGGCCGAGCACGCGGGGCTGCTCGCCGTGGTCTGGCCCCTGCTGCTGGTGGGCGTCTTCATGCCGCTGGCCGTGCGGAGGTTCGGGGCGCTCAGCAAGTAG
- a CDS encoding ATP-binding cassette domain-containing protein, which produces MTDAIVVEGARKRYGEKWALDGLDLTVGRGTVHGVLGPNGAGKTTAVRVLATLLRADGGRVEVAGYDVGRQPDEVRRRIGLLGQHAALDEELSGRQNLDMFGRLYHLGARHARVRADELLERFGLGDAGRKAVKQYSGGMRRRLDLAASLITEPEVLFLDEPTTGLDPRGRTEVWEAVRSLVDGGTTVLLTTQYLEEADQLAHRISVIDRGRVIADGTADELKSMTGGDRIDVVVRDAAQLGLAARLLPGDATLDADRRLASAPVADRMEALTGVVQALREAGVEAEDIAVRRPTLDEVFLRLTGHAEDAADQGRTTGNRGRTQTDSQGRTKETV; this is translated from the coding sequence ATGACGGACGCGATCGTCGTCGAGGGCGCACGGAAGAGGTACGGGGAGAAGTGGGCGCTCGACGGCCTTGACCTGACGGTCGGGCGCGGCACGGTGCACGGGGTGCTCGGCCCGAACGGCGCGGGCAAGACGACCGCGGTGCGCGTGCTGGCCACGCTGCTGCGGGCGGACGGGGGCCGGGTGGAGGTCGCCGGGTACGACGTGGGGCGGCAGCCGGACGAGGTGCGCAGGCGCATCGGCCTGCTCGGCCAGCACGCCGCGCTGGACGAGGAGTTGAGCGGTCGGCAGAACCTGGACATGTTCGGGCGGCTCTACCACCTGGGCGCCCGCCACGCGCGCGTGCGGGCCGACGAGCTCCTGGAGCGGTTCGGGCTCGGGGACGCGGGCCGCAAGGCGGTCAAGCAGTACAGCGGCGGCATGCGCCGCCGCCTGGACCTCGCGGCCTCGCTCATCACGGAACCTGAGGTGCTGTTCCTGGACGAGCCGACTACCGGCCTCGACCCCCGGGGCCGCACGGAGGTCTGGGAGGCGGTGCGCTCGCTGGTCGACGGCGGTACGACGGTGCTGCTCACCACGCAGTACCTCGAAGAGGCGGACCAGCTCGCCCACCGCATCTCGGTGATCGACCGGGGCCGGGTCATCGCGGACGGCACGGCGGACGAGCTGAAGTCGATGACGGGCGGTGACCGGATCGACGTGGTGGTGCGGGACGCGGCCCAACTGGGGCTCGCCGCACGGCTGCTGCCCGGTGACGCCACGCTGGACGCCGACCGCCGCCTCGCCAGCGCCCCGGTCGCGGACCGCATGGAGGCGCTCACCGGGGTCGTACAGGCCCTGCGGGAGGCCGGTGTCGAGGCCGAGGACATCGCGGTGCGCAGGCCGACCCTGGACGAGGTGTTCCTGCGCCTGACGGGCCACGCGGAGGACGCGGCGGACCAGGGACGTACGACGGGCAACCGGGGACGCACGCAGACGGACAGCCAGGGACGCACGAAGGAGACCGTGTGA
- a CDS encoding PadR family transcriptional regulator, with protein sequence MSAIRLLVLGAVRQHGRAHGYQVRNDLEYWGAHEWSNAKPGSIYHALKQMAKQGLLVAHEIAPSTAGGPPRTEYEITEAGTEEFLSLLRSNLVSYDQRPDMLSAALGFIVDLPRDEAVDLLKQRVRGIEEWRRSVTEYYTPEEGPGQLGHIGEIMNLWVHTADGGVEWTRGLIQRIEGGAYTFAGEGEPFVGVLAEGEENPFAAGEQRESREPREPDAEGDR encoded by the coding sequence ATGTCGGCGATCCGACTCCTCGTCCTCGGCGCCGTGCGCCAGCACGGGCGGGCCCACGGCTATCAGGTGCGCAACGACCTGGAGTACTGGGGCGCCCATGAATGGTCCAACGCCAAGCCCGGCTCGATCTACCACGCGCTGAAGCAGATGGCGAAGCAGGGCCTGCTGGTCGCGCACGAGATCGCCCCGTCGACGGCGGGCGGCCCGCCGCGCACGGAGTACGAGATCACGGAGGCGGGCACCGAGGAGTTCCTGAGCCTGCTCCGGTCCAACCTGGTCTCGTACGACCAGCGGCCGGACATGCTCTCGGCGGCCCTCGGCTTCATCGTGGACCTGCCCCGCGACGAGGCGGTCGACCTGCTGAAGCAGCGGGTGCGGGGCATCGAGGAGTGGCGCAGGTCCGTCACGGAGTACTACACCCCCGAGGAGGGCCCGGGGCAGCTCGGGCACATCGGCGAGATCATGAACCTCTGGGTCCACACGGCCGACGGGGGTGTGGAGTGGACGCGCGGCCTGATCCAGCGGATCGAGGGCGGAGCGTACACGTTCGCGGGGGAGGGTGAGCCCTTCGTGGGCGTCCTCGCCGAGGGTGAGGAGAACCCGTTCGCGGCCGGGGAGCAGCGGGAGTCGCGGGAGCCGCGGGAGCCGGACGCGGAGGGCGACCGCTGA
- a CDS encoding bleomycin resistance protein, whose amino-acid sequence MAETMIPLLPCHELDETLDFYRAIGFEVTFYQKAPNPYAVVRRDAMELQFYRIKGYDPHTSHSTCYVVTDRVDALNEAFRAGLKQTLGRIPARGLPRIGVAKDTSYGVRQFLMTDPAGNCVRVGQPIAESFEHAPVPRERYARALHQATLLGESKQDHAAALRIIDRALAADGTPTPAQLRELHALRAETAAQLGEEGRE is encoded by the coding sequence ATGGCCGAGACAATGATCCCCTTGCTCCCCTGCCACGAGCTCGACGAGACCCTCGACTTCTACCGCGCCATCGGCTTCGAGGTGACCTTCTACCAGAAGGCACCCAATCCGTACGCCGTGGTCCGGCGCGACGCCATGGAGCTGCAGTTCTACCGGATCAAGGGCTACGACCCGCACACGTCCCACAGCACCTGCTACGTCGTGACCGACCGCGTGGACGCCCTCAACGAGGCCTTCCGCGCCGGACTCAAGCAGACCCTGGGGCGGATACCGGCCCGTGGCCTGCCCCGCATAGGGGTCGCGAAGGACACGAGCTACGGGGTGCGGCAGTTCCTGATGACGGACCCGGCGGGCAACTGCGTCCGCGTCGGCCAGCCCATCGCCGAGTCCTTCGAACACGCGCCGGTCCCGAGGGAGAGATACGCGCGCGCCCTGCACCAGGCCACCCTCCTCGGCGAGTCCAAGCAGGACCACGCGGCGGCCCTGCGCATCATCGACCGCGCCCTCGCCGCCGACGGCACCCCCACCCCCGCACAGCTACGGGAACTGCACGCCCTGCGGGCGGAGACGGCTGCGCAACTCGGCGAGGAGGGGCGGGAGTAG
- a CDS encoding DinB family protein: protein MVTHVNAEAPGDERGALLAFLDAERGGIRRSVLGLTDEQAAGKPSASELSLSGLLKHVAEVEEGWISRAKGVEPAVARTEANWDECFRLVEGETVDSVLAYWEQVAARTEEFIRSLPTLDETFSLPDQPWFPKEDVSMRWVLLRLITEMSRHSGHADIIRETLDGKTAFELVALESGRPWQG from the coding sequence ATGGTCACCCACGTCAACGCAGAGGCCCCCGGCGACGAGCGCGGCGCGCTGCTCGCCTTCCTCGACGCCGAGCGCGGCGGCATCCGGCGATCCGTGCTCGGCCTGACCGACGAGCAGGCGGCCGGCAAGCCGAGCGCGAGCGAACTGTCGCTCTCCGGGCTGCTCAAGCATGTCGCGGAGGTCGAGGAGGGCTGGATCTCGCGGGCGAAGGGCGTCGAACCCGCGGTCGCGCGCACCGAGGCGAACTGGGACGAGTGTTTCCGCCTGGTCGAGGGCGAGACGGTCGATTCGGTGCTCGCGTACTGGGAGCAAGTGGCCGCCCGCACCGAGGAGTTCATCCGCTCCCTGCCCACCCTGGACGAGACCTTCTCGCTCCCCGATCAGCCGTGGTTCCCGAAGGAGGACGTGTCGATGCGGTGGGTGCTGCTCCGTCTGATCACCGAGATGTCCCGGCACTCGGGGCACGCCGACATCATCCGCGAGACCCTCGACGGCAAGACGGCGTTCGAGCTGGTGGCCCTGGAGAGCGGCAGGCCCTGGCAGGGCTAG
- a CDS encoding aldehyde dehydrogenase family protein: MSFFTDLAHQYIDGEWKAGSGSWDIIDFNPYNGEKLASITAATADEVDQAYRAAERAQKAWGKTSPYARRAVFERALRIIEDREEEISEAIVAELGGTRLKAAFELHLTKEFLRETVNFALLPEGRILPSPGEGKENRLYREPVGVVGTISPFNFPLLLSTKTVAPALALGNAVVLKPHQNAPVTGGSLLAKVFEDAGLPAGVLNVVITDIAEIGDAFIEHPVPSVISFTGSDRVGRHVATVCASHFKRSILELGGNSALVVLDDADVDYAVDAAVFSRFVHQGQVCMAANRILVDRSVEAEFTEKFVAKVASLNVGDPADPATHIGPLINSSQADAVTKIVEQTVAAGAKALLHGRTDGNLVSPTVLTDLPADSPALQQEIFGPVALLVPFDGEDEAVRIANDTPYGLSGAVHTADVERGVRFARQINSGMFHVNDGTVHDEPIVPFGGEKRSGVGRLNGEATVEAFTTQKWISVQRGRSRFPF; this comes from the coding sequence ATGTCCTTCTTCACTGACCTGGCTCACCAGTACATCGACGGTGAGTGGAAGGCCGGCTCCGGATCCTGGGACATCATCGACTTCAATCCGTACAACGGGGAGAAGCTGGCGTCGATCACCGCGGCGACAGCCGACGAAGTGGACCAGGCCTACCGAGCGGCCGAACGCGCGCAGAAGGCGTGGGGCAAGACCAGCCCCTATGCCCGGCGCGCGGTCTTCGAGCGTGCCCTGCGCATCATCGAGGACCGTGAGGAAGAGATATCCGAGGCGATCGTCGCCGAGCTGGGCGGCACCCGGCTCAAGGCCGCCTTCGAGCTCCACCTCACCAAGGAATTCCTGCGCGAGACGGTGAACTTCGCGCTGCTGCCCGAGGGCCGCATCCTGCCGTCGCCCGGCGAGGGCAAGGAGAACCGCCTCTACCGCGAGCCGGTGGGCGTGGTGGGGACCATCAGCCCGTTCAACTTCCCGCTCCTCCTCTCCACCAAGACCGTTGCCCCGGCGCTCGCCCTCGGCAACGCGGTGGTGCTGAAGCCGCACCAGAACGCGCCGGTGACGGGCGGCAGCCTCCTCGCGAAGGTGTTCGAGGACGCGGGGCTGCCCGCCGGTGTGCTGAACGTGGTCATCACCGACATCGCCGAGATCGGTGACGCGTTCATCGAGCACCCGGTGCCGAGCGTCATCTCCTTCACCGGTTCGGACCGCGTGGGCCGGCATGTCGCCACGGTCTGCGCCTCGCACTTCAAGCGCTCGATCCTGGAGCTCGGCGGCAACAGCGCGCTGGTCGTCCTGGACGACGCGGACGTCGACTACGCCGTGGACGCGGCGGTCTTCAGCCGCTTCGTGCACCAGGGCCAGGTCTGCATGGCCGCCAACCGCATCCTCGTGGACCGCTCCGTGGAGGCGGAGTTCACCGAGAAGTTCGTCGCGAAGGTCGCCTCCCTGAACGTCGGCGACCCGGCGGACCCGGCCACCCACATCGGCCCGCTGATCAACTCCTCGCAGGCGGACGCGGTGACGAAGATCGTCGAGCAGACGGTGGCCGCGGGCGCGAAGGCGCTGCTGCACGGCCGCACCGACGGCAACCTGGTGTCGCCCACCGTCCTGACGGACCTGCCGGCCGACTCGCCCGCCCTGCAGCAGGAGATCTTCGGCCCGGTGGCGCTGCTCGTGCCCTTCGACGGCGAGGACGAGGCCGTACGCATCGCCAACGACACCCCGTACGGGCTCAGCGGCGCCGTGCACACGGCCGACGTCGAGCGCGGCGTGCGGTTCGCTCGGCAGATCAACAGTGGCATGTTCCACGTGAACGACGGCACCGTGCACGACGAGCCGATCGTGCCGTTCGGCGGGGAGAAGCGCTCGGGCGTCGGGCGCCTCAACGGCGAGGCGACGGTCGAGGCGTTCACGACACAGAAGTGGATCTCGGTGCAGCGCGGCCGCTCCCGGTTCCCCTTCTGA
- a CDS encoding helix-turn-helix domain-containing protein — protein sequence MTAGESSGSVVRRMLLGSQLRRLRESRGITREAAGYSIRASESKISRMELGRVSFKSRDVEDLLTLYGVTDEVERVALLSLAKEANLAGWWHSYSDILPGWFQTYVGLEGAASLIRVYEVQFVNGLLQTEAYAHAVVARGMKDASKADIERRVALRLERQKLLISERAPRFHCVLDEAALRRPYGDREVMRGQLQHLIDISERPNVTLQVMPFSFGGHSGESGAFTMLRFPESDLSDVVYVEQLTGALYLDKPEEVGQYERVVGELQSDSPNPADSRDLLRGLLQLT from the coding sequence GTGACCGCAGGGGAGTCGAGCGGCTCGGTCGTACGGCGCATGCTCCTTGGCTCGCAACTCAGGCGCCTGAGGGAATCGCGCGGCATCACCCGTGAAGCGGCCGGCTACTCGATCCGAGCCTCCGAATCGAAGATCAGCCGCATGGAGTTGGGACGGGTGAGCTTCAAGTCCAGGGATGTCGAGGACCTGTTGACGCTGTACGGCGTCACCGACGAGGTCGAGCGGGTCGCGCTGCTCTCGCTCGCCAAAGAAGCCAACCTCGCGGGCTGGTGGCACAGTTACTCGGACATCCTGCCGGGCTGGTTCCAGACGTACGTCGGCCTGGAGGGCGCCGCTTCGCTCATCCGTGTCTATGAAGTCCAGTTCGTCAACGGCCTGTTGCAGACCGAGGCCTACGCCCACGCGGTCGTCGCGCGCGGCATGAAGGACGCGAGCAAGGCGGACATCGAGCGCCGAGTCGCCCTGCGCCTCGAACGCCAGAAGCTCCTCATCTCCGAGCGCGCCCCTCGCTTCCACTGCGTACTCGACGAAGCCGCGCTCCGACGCCCGTACGGAGACCGGGAAGTGATGCGGGGTCAGCTCCAGCATCTGATCGACATCTCCGAGCGGCCGAATGTCACCCTTCAGGTCATGCCGTTCAGTTTCGGTGGGCACTCGGGCGAGAGCGGAGCGTTCACCATGCTGCGCTTCCCGGAGTCGGACCTCTCGGACGTCGTGTACGTGGAACAGCTGACCGGAGCCCTGTACCTCGACAAGCCCGAGGAAGTCGGCCAGTACGAGCGGGTGGTGGGCGAGCTGCAGAGCGACAGCCCGAATCCGGCCGATAGCCGGGATCTTCTACGAGGTCTACTCCAACTGACGTGA
- a CDS encoding ATP-binding protein, which produces MGTNGSTMLEPLRQGLPPLDPSAVSSAASCSLPARYEAVGSARQFTRKTLCQWELDERFDDIALVVSELVTNALRHALPSDTPRDHGPPVRLHLMRWTSRLVCAVRDPSDDSPVARETDDDFSAESGRGLFLVDSFSDSWGWHPLAGALRGKVVWALFQLA; this is translated from the coding sequence ATGGGGACGAATGGATCGACCATGCTCGAGCCGTTACGGCAGGGGCTTCCCCCACTCGACCCCTCAGCCGTTTCCAGCGCCGCGTCCTGCTCGCTGCCCGCCCGCTATGAAGCAGTGGGCAGCGCACGGCAGTTCACCCGCAAGACGCTGTGTCAGTGGGAACTGGACGAGCGCTTCGACGACATCGCCCTCGTCGTCTCCGAACTGGTCACCAACGCCCTCAGACACGCCCTGCCGTCGGACACCCCGCGCGACCACGGCCCGCCGGTACGGCTGCACTTGATGCGCTGGACCTCGCGTCTGGTGTGCGCGGTGCGCGACCCCAGTGACGACAGCCCGGTCGCGCGCGAGACCGACGACGACTTCTCGGCCGAGTCGGGCCGCGGCCTGTTCCTGGTGGACTCGTTCAGCGACAGCTGGGGCTGGCACCCGCTCGCGGGCGCGCTGCGGGGCAAGGTCGTGTGGGCGCTGTTCCAGCTGGCTTAG
- a CDS encoding DUF397 domain-containing protein, which produces MHHVFNGMAATELHGVVWEKSRHSNSQGACVEFAKLPGGDVAVRNSRFPEGPALVYTRAEIEAMLLGMKDGEFDHLIGG; this is translated from the coding sequence GTGCATCACGTGTTTAACGGCATGGCCGCCACGGAGCTTCATGGGGTGGTCTGGGAGAAGAGCAGGCACAGCAACTCGCAGGGCGCCTGCGTGGAGTTCGCGAAACTGCCGGGCGGCGACGTCGCCGTACGGAACTCGCGGTTCCCCGAGGGGCCTGCGCTCGTCTACACGCGCGCCGAGATAGAGGCCATGCTGCTCGGGATGAAGGATGGGGAGTTCGACCACCTGATAGGTGGTTAG
- a CDS encoding type B 50S ribosomal protein L31 yields MRKDIHPPYGPVVFRDKSAGFAFLTRSTATSEKTVDWEDGRTYPVVDVEVSSASHPFYTGTAKVMDTAGRVERFERRYGAR; encoded by the coding sequence ATGCGCAAGGACATCCACCCGCCGTACGGCCCCGTCGTCTTCCGTGACAAGTCCGCCGGCTTCGCCTTCCTCACCCGGTCCACCGCGACCAGCGAGAAGACGGTCGACTGGGAGGACGGGCGCACCTATCCCGTCGTCGACGTCGAGGTCTCCTCGGCGAGCCACCCCTTCTACACGGGCACGGCCAAGGTCATGGACACGGCGGGCCGCGTGGAGCGCTTCGAACGCCGTTACGGCGCGCGGTGA
- the rpmB gene encoding 50S ribosomal protein L28: MSAHCQLTGAMPGFGNQISHSHRRTSRRFDVNVQRKRYWLPSEGRYVRLRLSTKGIKTVDSIGIEAAVARIRARGVRV; the protein is encoded by the coding sequence ATGTCCGCCCACTGCCAGCTCACCGGCGCCATGCCGGGCTTCGGCAACCAGATCTCCCATTCGCACCGGCGCACGTCACGCCGGTTCGACGTCAACGTCCAGCGCAAGCGGTACTGGCTGCCGAGCGAGGGCCGCTACGTGCGGCTGCGGCTCAGCACCAAGGGCATCAAGACCGTCGACTCGATCGGCATCGAGGCCGCCGTCGCCAGGATCCGTGCGCGCGGGGTGAGGGTCTGA
- the rpsN gene encoding 30S ribosomal protein S14 — protein MAKKSKIAKNEKRREVVARYAVRRAELKEILRRPSTSEPERRAAQAELARQPRDASATRVRNRDSVDGRPRGYVGKFGLSRVKLRDQAHAGFLPGVRKSSW, from the coding sequence ATGGCCAAGAAGAGCAAGATCGCGAAGAACGAGAAGCGGCGCGAGGTCGTCGCACGGTACGCCGTGCGGCGGGCCGAGCTGAAGGAGATCCTGCGGCGGCCCTCGACGAGCGAGCCCGAACGACGCGCAGCCCAGGCCGAGTTGGCGCGTCAGCCGCGGGACGCGAGTGCGACGCGCGTACGCAACCGGGACAGCGTCGACGGCCGCCCGCGCGGATACGTCGGGAAGTTCGGCCTCTCCAGGGTGAAGCTGCGTGACCAAGCGCACGCCGGATTCCTCCCCGGGGTGCGCAAGTCGTCCTGGTAG